One segment of Amblyomma americanum isolate KBUSLIRL-KWMA unplaced genomic scaffold, ASM5285725v1 scaffold_430, whole genome shotgun sequence DNA contains the following:
- the LOC144112625 gene encoding uncharacterized protein LOC144112625, translating to MNITNAKRLREAGYPNDAILLGCNKIARKLKASAAVPGSDRVKERNKVAVLLLHLHQIFLLHLACAVVVRFEISVQQSVTVCFTFFSQFHLTGGIIIYEGQVEKILTKKKPTLVCKDTAQAVWSNEVLATKSFSGAVAPKQWALGEKQKQPLTPQKVEFMIATMKHRGTIKGVDISEAVRNVPQMLTEKIQDVKKALRKFDVLNAFKK from the exons ATGAACATCACCAAT GCTAAaagattaagagaagcaggttaccCGAATGATGCCATCTTGTTGGGCTGCAACAAGATAGCCAGAAAACTTAAGGCTTCAGCTGCTGTGCCTGGGTCAGACAGAGTGAAGGAAAGGAATAAGGTTGCAGTTCTCCT ACTGCACTTACATCAGATCTTTCTACTACACCTGGCTTGTGCAGTTGTGGTGAGGTTTGAAATTAGTGTCCAACAGTCAGTTACTGTGTGCTTTACCTTTTTTTCTCAGTTCCACTTGACTGGTGGCATCATCATTTACGAAGGCCAAGTCGAGAAAATATTGACCAAGAAGAAGCCGACATTGGTTTGCAAAGATACTGCTCAAGCTGTGTGGAGTAATGAAGTGCTTGCCACCAAAAGCTTCAGTGGCGCAGTTGCTCCTAAGCAGTGGGCATTGGGGGAAAAACAAAAGCAACCTTTGACGCCACAGAAGGTTGAATTCATGATAG CAACAATGAAACACAGGGGCACTATAAAAGGAGTAGACATTTCTGAGGCTGTGCGGAATGTGCCTCAGATGTTGACAGAAAAAATACAGGACGTTAAGAAGGCACTGCGGAAATTTGATGTGTTGAATGctttcaaaaaataa